A single window of Metallosphaera hakonensis JCM 8857 = DSM 7519 DNA harbors:
- a CDS encoding precorrin-2 dehydrogenase/sirohydrochlorin ferrochelatase family protein yields the protein MSLHANHYFPIFLDLTNLNILIVGGGKVGTKRALKFQEYGAKVSVWSLDFSDELVKNERIEKVKMDASQLGKEYLGKFDIIVTATNDPVLNSNICSMAKEIRKLCNNPTNPSESSFIVPIFYEDEDIGIAVTTLGKSSIMSKVILEKALDTLRSDPRILLELKVMGQVKELLKNRVKDPSIRFNLYQKIFIDKQFESFINSGKVNDAMKRAEEIIDGASV from the coding sequence GTGTCACTTCACGCCAATCATTATTTCCCAATATTTCTTGACTTGACTAATCTTAATATCCTAATTGTGGGCGGAGGGAAGGTTGGAACAAAGAGGGCACTAAAGTTCCAAGAGTACGGTGCCAAAGTATCGGTGTGGTCGTTGGACTTCTCCGACGAGCTGGTAAAAAACGAGAGGATAGAGAAAGTAAAGATGGATGCTAGTCAACTGGGAAAGGAATACCTCGGAAAATTCGACATTATAGTTACTGCGACAAATGATCCAGTTCTGAACTCAAATATTTGCTCCATGGCTAAAGAAATCAGAAAACTCTGTAATAATCCCACAAACCCTTCCGAGTCTTCATTCATTGTTCCTATCTTCTACGAGGATGAAGACATTGGAATAGCAGTTACCACTCTTGGAAAATCTAGTATAATGTCAAAGGTAATCTTGGAAAAGGCTTTGGATACTTTGAGAAGTGATCCAAGGATACTATTGGAGTTAAAGGTGATGGGGCAGGTCAAGGAATTGTTGAAGAATAGGGTTAAGGATCCGTCAATAAGATTCAATCTTTATCAAAAAATATTTATTGATAAGCAATTCGAAAGTTTCATAAACAGTGGGAAAGTGAACGATGCCATGAAAAGGGCAGAGGAGATAATAGATGGGGCTAGTGTCTGA
- the fen gene encoding flap endonuclease-1 has protein sequence MAEVKRELSLSEVKGKKVGIDAYNAIYQFLAAIRQFDGTPLMNREGKVTSHLNGVFYRTVNLLEEGIIPIYVFDGKPPEMKSQELENRRKIKEEAERKLERAREEGKIEEVRKFSQMTSRLTSDMAKESKELLGFMGIATVQAPSEGEAEAAYLNSKGLTFASASQDYDSLLFGAIRLIRNLTISGKRKLPNKDIYIEIKPEIIDSSLLVKKLEITREQLIDIAILVGTDYNPDGVKGIGPKKAYRLIKTFKRIENIDKKELDPEMIKFDYKKIREMFLNPEVSLPSVPLDLRDPDPEKIIQFLVKENDFNEERVKGAIQRLQKAMRDLRDMGRQTGLDQWF, from the coding sequence GTGGCAGAGGTAAAAAGGGAATTATCTCTGTCAGAGGTCAAGGGGAAAAAAGTAGGTATAGATGCTTATAACGCCATTTATCAATTTCTTGCTGCAATAAGGCAATTTGACGGTACACCTTTGATGAATAGAGAAGGTAAGGTGACTAGTCACCTTAACGGTGTTTTCTATAGGACTGTGAACCTGCTTGAGGAAGGTATTATACCCATCTATGTTTTTGATGGGAAACCTCCCGAGATGAAAAGTCAAGAGCTAGAGAACAGGAGAAAAATAAAGGAAGAAGCAGAGAGAAAGTTGGAGAGGGCCAGAGAGGAAGGTAAAATTGAGGAGGTCAGAAAGTTTTCTCAGATGACTTCTAGGCTCACCTCTGACATGGCAAAGGAGAGCAAGGAACTCCTAGGATTTATGGGGATTGCGACAGTTCAGGCTCCCTCCGAGGGTGAGGCTGAAGCAGCTTATCTTAACTCGAAGGGTCTAACTTTTGCGTCTGCTAGCCAAGATTACGATTCACTCCTATTCGGAGCCATAAGACTGATAAGGAATCTCACCATAAGCGGGAAAAGAAAGCTTCCAAATAAGGACATATATATAGAGATTAAACCTGAAATTATTGATTCTTCATTATTAGTGAAGAAATTAGAAATAACAAGGGAACAGCTGATTGATATAGCCATACTAGTTGGAACAGATTATAACCCAGACGGAGTAAAGGGCATAGGTCCAAAGAAAGCCTATCGTCTAATAAAGACTTTCAAGAGAATTGAGAACATAGATAAGAAGGAGCTCGATCCAGAAATGATTAAATTTGACTATAAGAAAATAAGGGAGATGTTTCTTAATCCGGAGGTTTCCTTACCTTCAGTACCCCTAGATTTACGTGACCCAGATCCTGAGAAGATAATCCAGTTCCTTGTAAAGGAGAACGATTTCAATGAGGAAAGGGTAAAGGGAGCGATTCAGAGACTCCAAAAGGCAATGAGAGACCTCAGAGATATGGGAAGACAAACAGGGTTAGATCAGTGGTTTTAA